The DNA region CGCGTTCCGAAGATATCGAAAGGCAGGAGCTGGTGGTCGAAGCCGCCAAGCAATCGGCCGCGGCCGCCAAAGCCGCCGTGGAATCGGCCAAGAAAAATTTGGCGGTAGCGGAGCTTTCCCTAAACGCCAAGCAAAAAAGCGCCGATCTGGCCCAAACCGGCTACGTGCGGATTAAGAACCTTTACGAAAACGGGCTCGTGGCTCAGACCGATCTGGAATCGGCCGAAAATCAGCTCGAGAACGCAAACATCGCCTTAGAAACGGCGCAAAATCAAGTTGACGTGGCCAATAATCAGGTGGTTTCCGCCGAAAAGCAGCTCGCCGTGGCCAACAACTCGGTTGCCCAGCAGCAAACGGCGCTCGACAAAATGAAAGCAGGCGCAACCGCCGAAGAAAAAGAACAAGCGCATATCAAAACCGAAAAAGCGAAGGAAGCGCTGAATTCGATTGCCCAATCGAAGGAAGAAGTCGAAAACGGCAAATACAATGTCGACTTGCTTAAGAAGCAAAAAGAAGCGCTTGACGTTCAATATAAAACCTTGAAGCTGCAGAAAGAACGGATGACGCTTGTCGCTTCCACAGACGGCAAGGTGACGCGCATCGTGCCGAAAGTCGGAGAACTTGTATCGAGAGGCGGCGTGGGAGCCGTGATTGAGACTGATCAGCTTTATTATGAAGTGTACGTAAACGAAACGGATGTTTCGCATTTTAAAGTGAACGGCCATGTAAATACCCATATCAAAGCGCTGAAGCAGGATGCCAAGGGAGTCGTCAAATCCGTGACGCCCGCGCCGCCATATGCCAGCCTTCGGATGAGCCGGGAGAAGGGACTTTCCGGTTTAACCTCGTATATCGTCCGCATCGAAATTGACCGTACGCCGGAGTTATTGCCGGGTATGACGGTAGAGGTTAAGGCTCGATGAAAGCTTTTATCGAGGAATGGAAGCTGCTGATGAGCGGCAAGTCCGTCATTGTCTTTATTGTGATGCCTCTGATTATGGCTGCCGTATTCGGCTATGCCTTCAAAAACAGCCAGATTAACGAAGCGCCGCTTGCCGTCGTCGACCTGGATCACAGCAAGTACAGCCGCGAGCTGATCGGCAAGCTGGACGCTTCCCAATACATTTCCGTGGAAGGCGTGTACGATAATGTGATCGAACCCGACATGCGTCCTATTTTATTCCGCAGCTGGGAGGGGCGATTTTGCTTCTGGCCGGCATGATGGCCGTCGTGTATCTGCTTGTGCTCAAAGATAGAAGAGCGGAGCACAAGCTGTCCCGCAGCGAAGTGCAAGCACCGCCGCAATCGCTTGGAACGGGAATGTAATCCACCGCCCAAGCCGCCGCCGGCCCATTTGAATACGTTAAACTAGACTAACCGGAAAAGGTGGTGAATTGATTATTCATGCACTATTTGGAAATGTTGTCTAGATTAGGCGAAGGGAGTGCCCATCCCGGCGGATTTGCGGCAACGATCGAGCAATTTAACAAGTATAAACCGTCGGTGGATGGGACCATTCTGGAAATCGGCTGCGGTACGGGAAGAACGGCGTGTTATTTAGCCGAACAGGGGTATCGGATCGTTGCCGTGGACATACAGCCTGACATTTTGGCCAAAGCGAAAAAACGGGCATCCGCCATGGGGGTGGAAGTGGATTTCCAGCTTGCCGACGCTCATGCCCTGCCTTTTTCCGATGAATCCTTCCATGCCGTTCTGGTTGAATCCGTCACTAATTTCACGCAAGCAGAGCAATCGTTATCCGAGTATTTTCGGGTGCTGAAATCCGGCGGGGTATTTTACGATCGCGAGATGTTTGTCCGGCCTTCAGCCCCTGCGGAAATCGTATCGGAGCTAAGATCATTTTTCCCCGCGCCTTCGATCATGAATAAGGATGAGTGGAACGTGGTATTAACGGACTGCGGCTTCACTCGTATCGAATTTCTCGAAATGAGCGAGATGGGGGATGACAAACTGGGGCAACAATACGAATATCCCGATGATCATCAAATCATTGATGAAGGGTCCTTTCTGGACAACAAACTGATGGAGTGCGTATTTCGTTCCTCGGATCTTATTATCGATAATAAAGAACATCTGGAGTTTGGGATTATTAGAGCTTTTAAACCATAAGAGTAAACTGGGTCCGCGCGCGCGGACTCTTTTTGCATTATCGAATTTCATCCACCGTATGGGTTTGCGCGTGGAGATCCTTGAACAAAGCTACTTGCGGGCATATAATCGGATCTAGAGTCTATTCCGGTAAGCAGATGCTGTTTTTAACTATAGTATCAATATATGCACGTTTGGTGGAGGATGAAATGGTTTTAAATTGTAAATACGAAGCGGTGTTGGAAGTACTTTTCGGCAAATGGAAAACCGTGATTTTATTTAATCTTTTTTCCAATGGTACAATGAGATTCAGCGAACTGCAAAAAGCCATTCCGGACATTACCAAAAAGATGCTGACGCATCATTTAAGAGAATTGGAGTATCACGACATCGTTCATCGGGAGGTCTATCAGCAAGTGCCTCCGAAGGTTGAATACTCCATTTCGGCTTACGGAAGAAGTTTGCTGCCTGTATTGCTTGCCATGAACGAGTGGGGGATGGCTCATGGCAAGCATTTGACTGAGCTATATGGGGAAGAGTCCGGTCAGTAGAAACGTCCTACCGTTACAAACACAGCCAGCGCTAAAAAAACGAGATTGGGGATTACGTCTTTCATCTCTTTTCTCTTGATATGAAGCGCGACGGCCAGAGTCAAAATCACGGAGGCTCCTAGCGCCGCTAATGGTGTAAGCCAAGGGAGCATTCCCGTTAATTGAGGCAAGATTACTCCCAAACCCGCCAAAAGATCCACACAACCAACAAATGTTACAAATGCTTTCGGGGAGTCTTTTACCCAAGGCCACATCTCGTATACCTTGTTATACATAAAGATTTTCATCCAGCCCCCGATCAGGAAAATCAATGCCAATAAGATCTGCACAACCCATAAAGCAACATTCATTCAAGTTCACTCCTCTTTTTTATTGGTGCAATTTTACGCGTTGAAGAACTTAAGTTGCATCATAAAGCATTGCGCTTGTGCGAACAATTAGGCACTTTATTTAAACAAGGTATCGAAAAGGAAACCATGCGAGTTTGACAGTTGGAGAAGTCAATGTTAATATGAGTTACATTAAATATTAGGAGGCACGTTATCTATGCTACATTCCATGCGTATTCGATAAGCCGGCAATAAAAAAGCAGATTAGTTTCCACTACTCTGGGCTTTTTTGTGCTGCTTATTTTTACGCGTGTAGACATAGATTGCGATAAGGATGGCTTTTTTTGCCATGCCTTTTATCGCCGTGTTCTTATTCGTGATGAATGCAGACCAACTGCCCTCAAGGTGGATTTGGATCTGTATTTTTTATTGCCCAAAAACAACCAGACAATAAAAAATACAGGGAGAAATGAACATGACAAAACAAAATTGGAAGCGCAGTTTCTTTACAATATGGGCAGGACAGGCGGTTTCGCTAATTACCAGCGCTGTTCTGCAGATGGCGATCATTTGGTATCTAACCGATAGGGCAGGGTCTGCGTTGGTGCTTTCTATCGCAACCATGGTTGGTTTTTTACCGCAAGCTGTTTTGGGAACGATGATTGGCGTATTGGTCGACCGTTGGAACCGCAAACTGGTGATGATCGGAGCGGACTTGATCATTGCGGCCGCAGGTGCAGCCTTGGCTTTAGTTGCGCTTGCCATCGACTTGCCGATATGGGTCGTGATGGTCGTTTTGTTTATTCGCAGTATCGGAACGGCATTTCATACACCTGCTTTGAGTGCGGTAGCCCCTTTATTGGTGCCGGAAGATCAACTGACGAAGTGCGCAGGATACAGTCAATCGGTACAGTCGATAAGCTATATTTTAAGCCCTGTAATTGCTGGTGTTCTGTATGCAACATGGGAGCTTAACGCCATTATTGCGATTGATGTGATAGGGGCGTTGATCGCCTGTTTAACTGTAGCGCTAGTTGCTATCCCCAAACCAAAGACGCCGGTCGAAAGTGTTAAAAGCAACTTTTTCGAAGAGGTAAAAGAAGGTTACCGCACATTTAAAGCAGCGAAGGGTTTATTTGCACTGCTTTGGATCAGTGCTTTATATGCGTTTGTGTTTATGCCAATCAGCGCCTTGTTCCCTTTAATGAGTATGAGGTATTTCGGAGGTACGGCAACCCATGCTTCTATCGTTGAAACCGTCTTTGCCGCCGGAATGTTGGCTGGCGGCTTGCTGCTTGGAATTTGGGGCGGATTCAAAAACCGTGCATGGAGTATAATTTTTTCCGTCTCATTGATGGGGATTGCTCTTGCAATTTCTGGTTTATTGCCGGTAAACGGGTTTCTCCTCTTCGTTCTATGCAGCATTTTGATGGGCTTTTCAAGTCCATTCTTTAGCGGTGTGCAAGCGGCTCTCATTCAAGAGAAAATTCAACCGGAGTTTCTTGGACGGGCATTTGGCCTGTTGGGCAGCATGACATCTTTTGCTATGCCGCTGGGGTTAATCGCGTCCGGGATTTTTGCGGATCGAATCGGCATTCATTATTGGTTTACGCTTTCGGGAATCGGCATCATCGGCATTGCGCTTCTATGTATGCTGCTTCCGTCGATTCGGCATTTAGATAAATAAGAGGAGAAAGGAGGTGCGACGATGACGTTATTGATAAAAGCTAAAGATATTCGGAAATTCGAGCTGTATTGGCTTCGATGGGGTTTTCTCAATAGGATGTACGGAAAGTGTTGCCGGTTTTAAGCGGCGGCGAAATGATTAAATTGCAGCTGGCCAAAATGCTTCTGGGGCGGTATAACATCTTGCTAATGGATGAACCGAGTAATTTTCTCGACTTGCCTGCGGTCGAAGCATTAGAGCAATTGATGAAGAGCTGCGCAGGTACTATTATTTTCGTATCGCACGATGTGCATTTATTGGAGAAAGTAGCCGATAGGGTATATCAAATCGAGGATAAAAAAATAATTCTGAAGGGATAAAAACGGCGCGGATGCCGTATTCTACATTTGATGTTTAACGAAATGTTGGTAAAACGGAGGGCGTGCTTTGACCGAACAAACCAAGGAAAAAGTACGGAATATCGGCAAACTTATCGTATTCATCGTCAAAATATCCGCCGCTTCCGGAATCGCATGGGAGCTCGCCAAGCTGGCCGGGTCGAAGCACCCTTACCTGGCGCCGCTGTCGGTGATTTTATGCGTGCAAACCACCGTCTTTCAATCCATTCGATACTCGTTTCATCGGCTTCTCGGTACAGTTCTCGGCGTTACGTTAACCTTGTGGGCCGCAGGCTCTATGGTCTTAAACGGCTGGACGCTGGCTTTGCTTCTCGCCCTGGTGTGCGGATTCGGTTTACTGATAGACAGGACGGAAAGCGTCATGCATGAAGTGGCGTTGAGTGTGCTGCTCGTTTTTGCCCTGCAAAAACAATCCGACCTTTACGGACTGGACCGCATTCGCGATACGTTTATTGGCTTAGGCGTCGGGCTCGCCGTCCATATGCTCATATACCCGCCGAATTTTGTCAAACCTGCTGAACGCAAAGCTTTGGCACTCATGAAAAGCTTATCGGAGCGGTTTGCCGAAGCAGCTGACTGGATTCAAAGCGGTTGTTCCGACGAGCAAAAAAAGGCTGTTCAATCGGCGCTGCGGACATTTGGGAAAAATCTGTTTCAATTAGAAAAACAAATGGAGCAGGCGGCGGAAAGCATCCAATTCAATGTGACCGCACCCGCAAGCCAAGTCTTGATGCGGCAAAATCTGAATAGAATCGCTATGATGAAGCAAGGTACGGCCTATTTGGAAAATACGCTAAACGTTGTTTCCGAATGGAACTCCACAGGGACGCTAGGAGAACCCGAACGAAAACAATGGGCCGGCCTGCTGAGAACGATCGGCTTATATTGGATCAACCCAAGTCCCAAAGCGGCCGATCTTTCCGTGTCGTCGCTCGAACTGCGTCGGATGGACGCTATGCCGGACGAGCCTCTAAGGTATTCGTCAGCCATTTTTACGGATACGTCCGCGCTTCTTAAACAGCTTTATCGGCTGTCCTAATTCGCGGCACCCCTTATGATGGGGTGTCTTTTTTTGCGCTTTAGGAGCATAACGATTTGTCCCGATTCGTATAATGCAGTAATTTGCGGAAACCGTGCGGAGCAACATTCGAAAGGAGAGGGCGGCTTTGGAAGTCATCGGCAGAAGTGTTCCGAAAAAAGAGTCCTGGGATAAGGTAACAGGCGCCGCTTTATATACGGGCGATCAAACCGATACACGGATGCTCCACGCCCGTATGGCAATAAGTCCGTACGCCCATGCGCGGATCGTCGAGATCAACACGGACGAGGCCCGGCAAGTTCCAGGGGTTCGCGCCGTGTTGACAGGGGATTGCAGCGATGTTCTTACCGGGGAAGAAATTCGCGACAGACCCATCATCGCCAAAGACCGTGTGCGGTTTTACGGGGAAACCGTAGCTGTGGTGGTCGCCGATACGGAAGTGCAGGCCCAGCGTGCGGCGGATTTGATCCGAATCCGGTACGAGCCGCTGCCGGTAGTGAACTCTCCGGTGGACGCCTTGCGAAGAGACGCTCCGCTCATTCACGAGAAGCTGGGGGAGTATGAAGCGGCGGCAGGGGTTATGCCGATCCCCGGAACCAACATCGCCAGCCTGCTCAAGGTTCGCAAGGGCGACCTGAGAGTGGGCTGGAATATGAGCGAAGTCGTCGTCGAAAACACGGTTTCGTTCGTACCGTCGGACCATGCGGCGATGGAAACGCGAAGCGCTGTCGCGGAGATCAAGCCGGACGGCCATATTCACATTGAATCGTCGACGCAGGCTCCTTTTGCCATCAAAAATTATTTGGGCCGTTTTTTTAATATCAATCCCGGTTGGATTGTGGTGACCACCCCGTTCGTCGGAGGCGGTTACGGCGGCAAGGCTGCGATCCAGCTGGAGCTGGTCGCTTATGTTGCTTCGCGGGCGGTGGGCGGCCGCAAAGTTAAAATCATCAACACGCGGGAGGAAGATATGCTGACTTCGCCGGGGCATATCGGCCTCGATGCCACGGTCAGGCTGGGCAGCACGGCGCAGGGGAAAATCACCGCGGCGCATATCGTGTACCGGTTCGACGGCGGCGCTTACAACGATAAATCCAGCGACGTTGCCCGGGCAGCCCTGATCGACTGCTCCGGACCGTATAGAATCGAGCATTTGTATTGCGACTGCTACACGTTGTACACCAACCATCCTTACGCTTCGGCATTTCGGGGATACGGGCATGCGGAACTGACCTTTGCCATAGACCGGGCGATGGATGCGCTGGCGGAAAAACTCCGCATGGACCCTTGGGAGCTGCGCATGCGGAATATTGTCGTGCCCGGCGACACCGCGCCCACCAAAGATGTGCTGACGGAAAGCAGTCTGGGCGACTTAAAAACCTGCATGCACCGTTTGCGTACGCTGTCCGGCTGGGACGAATGGCAGGTGAGGCAGGTGGATGCGAATAAGATCCGGGCCAAAGGAATCAGCTGCTTCTGGAAAAATTCCTCCATGGACCCGGATGCCAGTTCGGGGGCGATCATTTCCTTCAATCGGGACGGCAGCGTAAATCTGGAGACCGGCGTCGTGGAGATCGGCACCGGCACCAAAACGGTGTTGGCTCAAATCCTGGCGCAGCGATTGAAGATGAGTCCCGATAAGGTGCACGTGAAGTTTAAGGTGAATACCCAAATTACGCCGGAGCACTGGAAAACGGTGGCTAGCCGCGGCGTTTTTTTGGCGGGACGCGCGGTGCTTAAAGCGGCGGACGACGCGATCGGGCAACTGCTGAAAATCGCCGCCTGCGTGCTCAGGGCGGACCCCGACGATCTGGAGCTGGGGTGGGAACGAGTGTTCGTCCGGGCCGACCCGAGCTTGAACGTCAGGGTCGAAGAGATTTGCTATGGCTACAGATATCCGAACGGAAATTCCATCGGCGGCCAAATCATCGGCCGAGGTAATTATATCCAGCGGCGGATGAACTTGACGAACCCGAAGACCGGGGAAGGCACGCCGGGGCCGGAGTGGAACGTAGGGGCCCAAGCCGTAGAAATTGAGCTTGACACCAGGGATTATTCCTACCGGCTGCTTAAAGCGATTTCCGTCAACGACGCGGGCAAGGTGCTGAATCTTAAAGCGGCGCTTGGCCAAGTGATGGGCGCGATGTCCATGGGGCTAAGCTTTGCCAACCGCGAGACGTTTTTGTTTAGCCCCGGAGGCGCCGTCTATAATCCAACGCTTCGCGATTATCCTTTAATCCGTTATGGCGAAAACCCGGATTATGTGGTGGAATTTATCGAAAGTCCGTGCCTGGATGGGCCCTACGGCAGCCGCGCGCTGGGCGAACACGGGCTGATCGGCATGCCTGCCGCATTGGCCAGCGCCTTATCGCGCGCTGCGGGAGTGCAGCTGAATCAATTGCCTCTTTTCCCGGAAACGATCTGGAGGACAAGAAGGGGGAGGCAGAATGATTCCCTATGACTTCGAATATTACCGGCCGGCTTCCGTAAACGAGGCCGTTAACCTTTATCGGCAATTGGACACACAGGGCAAACGGCCGCTTTATTGGTCCGGCGGCACCGAAATTATCACCTTGGGCAGGCTTAACCAAGTGATTACAGGGGCCGTGATCGATCTGAAGGCGATCCCTGAATGCCGCGAGATGTCGGTTCGGGAGGATAAGCTGATTCTCGGGTCCGCGCTGACACTGTCCCAGCTTTACGATTCCCGGGTGTTTCCTCTGCTTGGAGAAACCGGGGGCGAAGTTGCCGACCGCACCTCCCGCAATAAAATTACGTTCGGCGGCAATATTTGCGGGCGGTTTATTTACCGTGAAGCGGTGCTTCCGCTGCTCTTAACCGATAGCGAAGTGCGGATCGCCGGCCCGGCGGGGGGAAGACAAGCGCCGATTACCCAAGCGTTCGACCAAACCCTTCAGCTTGGAAAGGGAGAATTCCTGGTGCAGACGGTTACGGATGAAAGCTATAGGAGAATGCCCTATATCACCATAAAAAAACGAAAAGTAGCCGTCATCGATTATCCGGTCGTCACCGCGGCCGGGATTCGCACCGGTTCCGGGATTCGCGTCGCTTTCAGCGGGGTGTGCGCTTTTCCTTTCCGCTCGGAAGCGATTGAAGCCCGTTTAAACCTGCGGGACATCCCGCTGAAAGAAAGGGTCGAGCAGGCCATTGCGCTGTTGCCGGCGCCAATCCTGAGCGACATTAAAGCTTCGGCGGAATATCGCGGGCTCATTCTGAAGCTGACATTGGAAGACATATTGAAAGCGTTGGGGGCGGAATAATATGGCGGATACGAAACGTTACGGCATGGCGCTGGATCTGGATGTGAACGGCGAGATACGGACCGCCGCCATTCGGCCCGCAGACCTGCTGCTGGACACATTGCGGGATTCTTTGGGTTTAACCGGCTCCAAACCGGGCTGCCGGAACGGAGACTGCGGGGCCTGCACGGTACTCGTCGACGGCATACCTATGAAATCCTGCCTCATGCTTACCGTTGAAGCGGCGGGAAAAAAGGTAACGACCATCGAAGGCCTTTACGATACGAAGGTTCAAAGGGAGTTCGTGGAAAAGTTCGCCTTCCAGTGCGGCTACTGTACTCCCGGCTTTATTATGAATATCTATGCGCTGGCACGAACTCATCCCGATGCGGATCAGGCGACGATCACGGACTGGCTGCAGTCCAACATCTGCCGGTGTACGGGTTATGAAGAAATTCATCAGGCCGTCGTTTCGGTGTTGGGGCGTCTTCCTGCGGCGGAGAATTAAAATTCTAATGGGCGGCTATCCATTCAGTATCTCCTGGGCAGGAATACACTGCACATGAAAAGGTAGGTGATGATCTATAAAAGGGTACACTGATGAGGAAGTTGCAGTAACGGGCAGGGTTATAATAGTCATCGGCGTGGCATTGTTATTATTGGGGAATGCCTATTTGCTAGGTCATGAGTGGGAACGTGTTGTAAAACGCAAGGCCGCGAAATATCGTTAATCCCCATAAAAAAGATGCGCCATCCCAAGAGATGCAACGGCTGCTTTCATGGGACGGCGCATTTTACTTTTATGTAGCCCTAGCGGCCTTTTTTCGGCCGCCGCGCGATCATTATGACCAGTTCGACAAGCAAAACGGGCAGCGTCACGCGGGCGGGATAAGCCAGGTAGCGAGGCTCCCAGCGCGGCGAAAATTTTTCTTTATAATGACGAAGTCCTTTAAAGCCGTACCAGTGGCCTCCATAATTGTATACCCGATTCGCCAGTTTTTCCTCGCGCAAAGCCATATTCGCTTGGCCGACGCTTGAAAGGGGGGCCATTCCCAGATTAAAGACGGCGTACCCCTGCTCCCGCGCCCACTCTAACAAGCGGATAAACAGGAAATCCATCGTTCCGTTCGGGGTTTTGCGTAAATGGCGCATCAGGTCTACGGACATGGTCCGCCGATCGTCATAACTTGGAGCAAGCGATGCAAAAGCGATCTCTTGCCCGTCCGCCGCCGCAAGTATGGCAATCGGAGATTCTTGCAAATACGCAGGATCAAACCAGCCGAGTGAAAATCCTTTTTCCCTGCGGCCGTCCAGCCACTCGTCCGAGATGCGCTGAAGCCGGCCGAGCAACTGCGGATCGTGCGGAGGCTGAAGCACCTCAAAGTGAAAGCCTTCCCGTTCAAAGCGATTTTTCACATTGCGCAAACTGGTGTTGGCTTTTCCGGCTAACGTAAAGTTTGCCAGGTCGACCAGCGCTTCTTCGCCCAGTTTGAAAAATCGGTACCCGTGTTCATGGTAAATCGGCAGGTTTGCGGGAGATACCTGATAGAACACAACTTCCAGATCGTATAAATCGGCAAAGCGCTGACATTCCTGAATCCCGTCGTAAAGAAGCGGCGCGGGGCCAATGGGATCGCCCAACACCACGAATTTGTTGCGGATGAGCGAATACGGAAACAGGACGCGTCCGCCGCAAGCCCAAAAAAAGCTTTTGTCGCCGGCAAACAGCATGTGCGTCAGAAGATTGCCGCCGGTTTCGCCGAGAAAGCCGCGCAGCTTGTCCCGCTCCGCTTCGGTCGCCCCAAGCGCACCAAGCCTGTTAGGGCGGAGAATGATCGTAAGCGAGAGCAGAATCCAAGTAACGGCGAGCCCGGTAATGATCGCAACGGTATGCTCGGTCGGATTCAGAATGAGATGAAGATACCGCTCGTGACCCGGCGGCAGGTGTTTGAAAAACGGCGGCTGCGTCCCCGAGGCGATTGCTTCGTACAACAAAGCTACGATAACTGTGGAAACCGCCCATGTCGCCATGGTGCCGCGCCCGATCTGGGCTCCGAGCCGATAAAACCGTTTGCGCGACACATAAAGCAGAAAGGCGATCAATATTAAAAAAATCGCTTCCTCATAGTCGAATGCCTTGGTGAAGGTAAACAGGATTCCGGCGCCCAGCAGACCCATCGTCCACTGGTAAGCCCGCTTGATCCGCCGGGAGATTCCCCAGGAAAGAACGATCAGCATCAGTCCGATGATCACGCTCAATTGATGGGATAACCGCATCAGCGGCAGGGACAGGAGCTGCTCGGCCAATCGCAGCCGATAGAGAAGCCCGGGCGTCGCCGCTGACAGCAGCAGGATCACTCCGCTGAAAAAAACCAGCTTGCCGAGCGCCCACGCTCCGATTTCCGAAAGCCATGCATACTGGCCGGGAAACTCCCAGAACCGCTGCCAGGCGTTCAGCGATTTTTCAACCGTTTGCGTATTGGCCTCCGACGCTTTGCGCCGCTCGTTCGCAAACTCGAATACCCCCATAATAAGGCCGATCAGCCAAGGAATGATGTAATACATCATCCGGAATAAAACGAGCACGGCGGCTGTTTTTTCGGGCGCGTAGCCGAGCGCCTGAAGCCCAAGCAGCGCAATCAGGTCAAAACCGCCGATGCCGCCGGGCGCCAGGCTGACCAGACCGGACGCGGCGGCGATGGTGTAAATGCCAAGCCCGGTGCGGAACGACAGGTCCGGCAGCAGGGTCGAAGCGATCATCCAAAAGGCGATGCCGGATAATACCCACTCTACCAAAGAGACCGCCACGGACGCGGCGATTGTGGAGAAGTTCATCCGCGGCAGATCACGGTTCAGCCATTTGGTATAAAAGGACGAACGCTGAAAAAGGACGTAGCCGGGCAGATAAAGGGCAAGCGCCCAGACGGCATACAGCGTCCAGGGGTGGGAACGGGTGACCGCATCAATCGGAAGCAGTCCGGCCAGATCTCCCCAGGCCAGTAGAGATATGCCCGTAATGGTGATGGTCGACAGGAAAGCGATGGAAGCCGT from Paenibacillus macerans includes:
- the mprF gene encoding bifunctional lysylphosphatidylglycerol flippase/synthetase MprF, with the translated sequence MQKTFQRLKTVKLFTTLYRLKIVQILIPIVIIGLIIWAGQAEFRRIDWAATLRVLHRLEPSRVLLLIAMSLAAVASVSGYEFVLRRHFRLPIGRWTTFRFAWIANTSNNVIGFAGIAGAALRTYLYRSRGISVATITASIAFLSTITITGISLLAWGDLAGLLPIDAVTRSHPWTLYAVWALALYLPGYVLFQRSSFYTKWLNRDLPRMNFSTIAASVAVSLVEWVLSGIAFWMIASTLLPDLSFRTGLGIYTIAAASGLVSLAPGGIGGFDLIALLGLQALGYAPEKTAAVLVLFRMMYYIIPWLIGLIMGVFEFANERRKASEANTQTVEKSLNAWQRFWEFPGQYAWLSEIGAWALGKLVFFSGVILLLSAATPGLLYRLRLAEQLLSLPLMRLSHQLSVIIGLMLIVLSWGISRRIKRAYQWTMGLLGAGILFTFTKAFDYEEAIFLILIAFLLYVSRKRFYRLGAQIGRGTMATWAVSTVIVALLYEAIASGTQPPFFKHLPPGHERYLHLILNPTEHTVAIITGLAVTWILLSLTIILRPNRLGALGATEAERDKLRGFLGETGGNLLTHMLFAGDKSFFWACGGRVLFPYSLIRNKFVVLGDPIGPAPLLYDGIQECQRFADLYDLEVVFYQVSPANLPIYHEHGYRFFKLGEEALVDLANFTLAGKANTSLRNVKNRFEREGFHFEVLQPPHDPQLLGRLQRISDEWLDGRREKGFSLGWFDPAYLQESPIAILAAADGQEIAFASLAPSYDDRRTMSVDLMRHLRKTPNGTMDFLFIRLLEWAREQGYAVFNLGMAPLSSVGQANMALREEKLANRVYNYGGHWYGFKGLRHYKEKFSPRWEPRYLAYPARVTLPVLLVELVIMIARRPKKGR